From the Alkalibacter rhizosphaerae genome, one window contains:
- a CDS encoding ABC transporter substrate-binding protein — translation MSKKGAIRSMIIIMVALLLLSGCGNSLAKDKNVDGNVDVQGKDSRRITDVFGREVIIPDEVKTIAAVGGAARIITYAGCADLLVGVTEMDKENITAMPYSVVNAEHFANLKSVGSGGSNDTPYMEELIVLNPDVIIGLTDEEALVNIADKTGIPTIGIYPDGMFDESFYKSLQLIGEIAGEEAHVASVIDALKGWEEELNLLTKDISNEKKPSVYTGAVSYRGAHGFEGTYAKYPPFKAIHANNVVDETEEEGAFIVDLEKITIWDPEIVFLNPANMNLVNEDYIKNKAFYESLQAVQNNRIYSQIPYNYNWTNMELAIANAFYAGKVIFPQEFEGVDPIAKADEIFTVLLGQPFYDRLVAEGYEFKNIKLGE, via the coding sequence ATGTCTAAAAAAGGCGCAATTCGCTCTATGATCATTATAATGGTTGCACTCTTGCTTTTGTCGGGATGCGGAAATTCTTTAGCAAAAGATAAAAATGTCGACGGCAACGTAGACGTTCAAGGGAAGGATAGCAGAAGGATCACCGATGTTTTCGGCCGGGAGGTAATAATACCAGATGAGGTCAAAACAATCGCAGCGGTAGGCGGTGCAGCGCGCATAATAACGTATGCAGGCTGTGCAGACCTTCTGGTGGGCGTGACAGAGATGGACAAGGAAAACATTACAGCCATGCCTTACAGTGTCGTCAATGCAGAACATTTTGCGAATCTAAAATCTGTAGGAAGTGGCGGAAGCAACGATACCCCGTATATGGAAGAATTGATTGTTTTGAATCCGGATGTGATCATTGGTTTGACCGATGAGGAAGCATTGGTGAATATTGCGGACAAAACGGGTATCCCCACCATAGGAATCTATCCGGATGGAATGTTTGATGAAAGCTTTTATAAGTCGTTGCAGCTGATCGGAGAAATCGCGGGTGAAGAAGCACACGTTGCTTCCGTTATCGACGCGCTCAAAGGCTGGGAAGAAGAGTTGAATCTATTGACAAAAGATATCTCTAATGAGAAAAAGCCTTCTGTCTATACCGGGGCTGTAAGCTATCGGGGTGCTCACGGGTTTGAAGGAACCTATGCCAAGTACCCGCCTTTTAAGGCCATTCATGCAAATAATGTTGTTGATGAAACGGAAGAAGAGGGTGCCTTTATAGTTGATTTGGAGAAAATCACGATATGGGATCCGGAAATCGTTTTTTTGAATCCGGCAAACATGAATCTGGTCAATGAAGATTACATAAAGAATAAAGCTTTTTATGAAAGCTTGCAAGCAGTTCAAAACAATAGGATTTACTCGCAAATACCATATAATTACAACTGGACCAACATGGAATTGGCCATTGCCAATGCATTTTATGCCGGTAAAGTTATATTCCCTCAGGAGTTCGAAGGAGTGGATCCAATAGCAAAAGCGGATGAAATATTCACTGTTTTATTAGGACAACCATTTTATGATCGCCTGGTTGCTGAAGGATACGAGTTTAAAAATATAAAATTAGGAGAGTGA
- a CDS encoding TetR/AcrR family transcriptional regulator, with protein MNTRDIILLAAKRLYMENGFSDTTNTMIAKEAGVNLGLITYYFKTKDVIASDMLNYNYETLFSHVLNHLKTEDELLQIVTFFKLHFKLTEIDPDYDRFIYEMNKLDLLEKATRDGNLYNLYRTIVDKNPLIDSSDKERICDIGVAITFGVMRELTMKQFQKDIIMSKEELYDRCMTQMFYALHIETNPLVLRTLFNASGSSVELLLEEHPHLKEVKNYLYKN; from the coding sequence ATGAATACACGCGACATAATACTTTTGGCTGCAAAAAGACTGTACATGGAAAACGGATTTAGTGATACTACAAATACGATGATTGCCAAAGAAGCTGGAGTTAACTTGGGATTGATCACCTACTATTTTAAAACAAAAGATGTCATTGCCAGCGACATGCTTAATTACAATTATGAAACACTGTTTTCTCATGTTTTGAATCATTTGAAGACGGAAGATGAATTGCTGCAGATCGTCACGTTTTTCAAATTGCACTTTAAACTGACAGAAATAGATCCTGATTACGATCGATTCATTTACGAAATGAACAAACTGGATCTGTTGGAAAAGGCAACTCGGGATGGAAATCTCTACAATTTATACAGAACGATTGTTGATAAAAATCCCTTGATCGATAGCTCGGATAAAGAACGGATCTGCGACATCGGAGTTGCAATTACTTTTGGTGTGATGCGAGAGTTGACGATGAAACAGTTTCAAAAAGACATCATAATGAGCAAAGAAGAGCTTTATGATCGATGTATGACACAAATGTTTTATGCCCTCCACATTGAAACAAATCCCCTGGTGTTGAGAACACTTTTCAATGCTTCCGGAAGCAGTGTGGAATTATTGTTGGAAGAACATCCCCATCTTAAAGAAGTGAAAAACTATTTATACAAGAATTAG
- a CDS encoding aldo/keto reductase has protein sequence MEYRRLKGTTLDVSRVCLGTMTFGDQMNEMAGIDAVHAALDLGVNFLDTANVYTKGESEKIVGKAIKGKRSEVVLASKVGFPTSDQPKDRGLGKKHILKAVDETLQRLQTDYLDFYYMHAPDVDTSLEETIEAMKYVVESGKACHIGVSNFPAWKMVDLYHLSGKKLPQVTQNVYNLLTRGIEEELIPSIQNRNTGLVVYNPLAGGLLTGKHSMEKPLDNTRFSDLGGYYARYWNEENFQAIESLKKIGEEMGIPLVELSLRWCLSNEEVYSIILGISSLRHLESNIQACNQGSLPEDVLSKCDEIWNSLKGNRFSYHR, from the coding sequence ATGGAATACAGAAGATTAAAAGGAACGACCCTGGATGTATCCAGAGTTTGTCTTGGAACCATGACTTTTGGAGACCAGATGAATGAAATGGCGGGGATCGATGCAGTACATGCCGCACTGGATCTTGGTGTCAATTTCCTGGATACCGCCAACGTATACACCAAAGGAGAAAGCGAAAAGATCGTAGGAAAAGCGATCAAAGGCAAACGAAGTGAAGTGGTCTTGGCCAGCAAGGTGGGTTTTCCAACCAGTGATCAGCCGAAAGATCGAGGGCTTGGGAAAAAGCACATATTAAAGGCTGTTGACGAGACGCTGCAAAGACTTCAGACCGATTACCTGGATTTTTACTATATGCATGCACCCGATGTCGATACTAGCTTGGAAGAAACCATTGAAGCCATGAAATATGTGGTGGAAAGCGGCAAAGCCTGCCATATCGGTGTCAGCAATTTCCCGGCTTGGAAAATGGTCGATCTCTATCATCTAAGCGGAAAGAAATTGCCCCAGGTGACCCAGAACGTCTACAATTTGTTGACCCGAGGAATCGAGGAAGAGTTGATTCCCTCGATCCAAAACAGGAATACGGGTCTGGTGGTGTACAATCCCTTGGCTGGTGGCTTGCTGACCGGAAAACATTCCATGGAAAAACCATTGGACAACACCCGCTTTTCCGATCTGGGAGGATATTACGCCAGGTATTGGAATGAAGAAAATTTTCAAGCCATAGAAAGCTTGAAAAAGATCGGGGAAGAAATGGGCATACCCCTGGTGGAGCTCTCCCTGCGGTGGTGTTTGAGCAATGAAGAAGTATACAGTATCATATTGGGGATCAGCAGCTTAAGACATCTGGAAAGCAATATACAAGCCTGCAATCAAGGGTCCCTTCCTGAGGATGTCCTGTCAAAATGCGACGAGATCTGGAATTCATTGAAGGGAAACCGATTTTCCTATCATCGATGA
- a CDS encoding TetR family transcriptional regulator → MASKREKILETSMALFQEQGYEKTSVSQIVKQAGMAQGTFYLYFKSKNALVSAIANKIFDEQLAIIRTSYDKKDRNLDSLLTSMIDATFAITEKHKDVISFLYSGFAYDQSFSTWEEIYRPYYEWLEDALYIILERDEGSSSNSLSHLSNFIVGLVEHGAETCYLSGLPKEEITAYRNDLLAFLHGSISTMSGNNNH, encoded by the coding sequence ATGGCGTCAAAGAGAGAAAAGATCCTGGAAACATCCATGGCCTTGTTTCAAGAGCAGGGATATGAAAAAACATCAGTATCTCAGATCGTTAAACAAGCCGGCATGGCCCAAGGAACTTTCTACTTGTATTTCAAGAGCAAAAACGCTTTAGTCAGTGCCATCGCCAACAAGATCTTCGACGAGCAGCTGGCGATCATACGCACTTCTTATGATAAGAAAGACCGAAATTTGGATTCGCTGTTGACCAGCATGATCGACGCCACCTTTGCCATTACGGAAAAACACAAGGACGTGATCTCCTTTCTCTATTCCGGTTTTGCATACGACCAGTCCTTTTCTACATGGGAGGAGATCTATCGTCCCTATTACGAGTGGCTGGAAGATGCACTGTACATCATTTTGGAAAGAGACGAAGGATCGAGTTCCAATAGCTTGTCCCATCTTTCCAACTTCATCGTCGGCCTGGTGGAACACGGTGCAGAAACCTGTTATCTCTCAGGCTTGCCGAAAGAAGAAATCACTGCTTACCGCAACGATCTGCTTGCCTTTCTCCATGGATCGATTTCGACCATGTCGGGCAACAACAACCACTAA
- a CDS encoding uroporphyrinogen decarboxylase family protein, whose amino-acid sequence MLTIKQNLKEVISGGNPDRFVKQYEFMEMIMEAPMDLPLAPAPGTRVKNKWGITFDWPIDQIGSFPMHDDEHKVLKDVTRWREVVKAPSVKYSDEEWAAAIEHANNVDRNEKYVTAFCAPGIFEMTHHLMSMEDALMALYEEPEYMKELIDYVVEYELAYAQEYLKHIKPDALFHHDDWGSQISSFLSPEMFEEFILPAYKKVYGYWKSNGVELIVHHCDSYAANLVPFMIEMGIDIWQGAMTTNNIPELIKKYEGKITFMGNIDSGRVDTPDWTREKIYEDARKACEEAGKLYFIPCLSQGLNISSFPGVYEATDDVIDQLSKEMF is encoded by the coding sequence ATGTTAACGATCAAACAAAACCTGAAGGAAGTTATTTCCGGAGGAAACCCAGACCGATTTGTGAAACAATATGAGTTCATGGAAATGATCATGGAGGCCCCTATGGATCTTCCTTTGGCTCCGGCCCCTGGTACTCGAGTAAAGAATAAATGGGGAATCACCTTCGATTGGCCCATTGATCAAATTGGATCTTTTCCGATGCACGACGATGAACACAAAGTGCTAAAAGACGTTACCCGTTGGAGAGAGGTCGTAAAAGCGCCTTCTGTCAAATATTCGGATGAAGAATGGGCTGCGGCTATTGAGCATGCGAACAACGTAGACCGCAATGAAAAATACGTTACAGCTTTTTGCGCCCCAGGAATCTTTGAAATGACCCATCATTTGATGAGCATGGAAGATGCATTGATGGCACTGTATGAAGAACCGGAATATATGAAAGAACTCATCGATTATGTAGTGGAATATGAGCTGGCTTATGCTCAGGAATATTTGAAGCACATAAAACCAGATGCATTGTTTCATCACGATGATTGGGGTAGCCAAATCAGCAGTTTCTTGTCGCCGGAAATGTTTGAAGAGTTCATTTTACCGGCCTATAAAAAAGTCTATGGTTACTGGAAATCTAACGGAGTAGAATTGATCGTTCATCATTGTGATAGTTACGCCGCCAATTTAGTTCCGTTCATGATTGAAATGGGAATCGATATTTGGCAAGGAGCAATGACCACAAACAACATTCCTGAGCTGATTAAAAAATATGAAGGGAAAATAACATTCATGGGCAATATCGACAGCGGACGTGTAGATACTCCTGATTGGACTCGAGAAAAAATATATGAAGATGCAAGAAAAGCCTGCGAAGAGGCGGGAAAACTGTATTTTATTCCATGTTTGAGCCAAGGATTAAATATCAGTTCTTTCCCAGGAGTGTATGAAGCGACAGACGACGTAATTGATCAGCTTAGTAAGGAAATGTTTTGA
- a CDS encoding class I SAM-dependent methyltransferase has protein sequence MMSSFNNQNRNTKKQASIALWDSMAQSFLNKKLPTFDEDAFLQLLQAKGMIQKDFSVLDVGCGTGTYSIVLAKYCENVVGVDLSPKMIELARQTAENNDVKNVKFHCLDWHDLDLDEIGFTQKFDLVIAHNTPAIQCDHTFGNLTKASKQWCVFSKPTHRRDPISDNIKKMAGVENKKERSDKMIANAFHALWDQGFLPQFHYEKQRWNLRKTREEAYGLYINRVKTFRELTPLEEQRLRDYIDFMEKDGFVEEDVDTTITTLYWNIRGLDQ, from the coding sequence GTGATGTCGAGTTTTAATAATCAAAACAGGAACACAAAAAAGCAAGCAAGCATTGCTCTATGGGATTCCATGGCACAAAGTTTTTTGAACAAAAAACTACCAACCTTTGACGAAGATGCATTTCTTCAATTACTTCAGGCCAAGGGCATGATCCAGAAAGATTTTTCTGTATTGGATGTAGGATGTGGAACTGGAACATACAGCATTGTTTTAGCGAAATATTGCGAGAACGTGGTTGGTGTCGATCTTTCTCCGAAAATGATCGAATTGGCCAGACAAACAGCAGAAAATAACGATGTGAAGAATGTAAAATTTCATTGTTTGGACTGGCATGACCTGGATCTTGATGAGATCGGTTTTACACAAAAGTTTGATTTGGTGATTGCCCACAACACACCGGCAATACAATGCGATCATACTTTTGGGAACTTGACAAAAGCCAGCAAACAATGGTGTGTGTTCTCAAAACCAACCCATAGGCGAGATCCCATATCTGACAATATCAAAAAAATGGCAGGGGTAGAAAACAAAAAAGAACGCAGCGACAAAATGATTGCAAATGCTTTTCATGCACTATGGGATCAAGGATTCCTGCCTCAATTTCATTATGAAAAACAACGTTGGAATTTGCGTAAAACAAGAGAAGAGGCATATGGACTTTATATAAACCGTGTAAAAACCTTTCGTGAGCTTACGCCATTGGAAGAACAACGATTACGTGATTATATCGATTTTATGGAGAAAGATGGATTTGTGGAAGAAGACGTAGATACCACCATAACTACGTTGTATTGGAATATAAGGGGGCTGGATCAATGA
- a CDS encoding corrinoid protein produces MSRIKEIQEMVAKGKTKVVAGLVQEALDGGAQPKEILDAMIESMGIVGDKFSAGEIFVPEMLISAKAMSKGVDVLKPLLAGDASTSLGTCVIGTVAGDLHDIGKNLVSMMLESAGFTMIDLGVDVPAAKFVETAKENNAVIVAASGLLTTTMPALKETSLALKDAGFTVIVGGAPVTQAYATEIKADGYAPDAGSAVTKAKELVK; encoded by the coding sequence ATGTCGAGAATAAAAGAAATCCAAGAAATGGTGGCAAAGGGTAAAACCAAAGTAGTAGCAGGATTGGTCCAGGAAGCATTGGACGGCGGCGCACAACCGAAAGAAATTTTGGATGCCATGATCGAGTCCATGGGAATCGTTGGAGACAAATTCTCCGCCGGCGAGATCTTCGTACCGGAAATGCTGATTTCTGCAAAAGCCATGAGCAAGGGTGTAGACGTACTCAAGCCCTTGCTGGCCGGAGACGCTTCCACATCGTTGGGAACCTGCGTAATCGGAACCGTAGCCGGAGACCTTCATGATATCGGCAAAAACCTGGTAAGCATGATGCTGGAGAGCGCCGGATTCACCATGATCGACCTTGGTGTAGACGTACCTGCTGCAAAATTTGTTGAAACAGCAAAAGAAAACAACGCAGTCATCGTTGCTGCTTCCGGTCTGTTGACTACAACCATGCCTGCACTGAAGGAAACTTCTTTGGCGCTGAAAGATGCCGGATTCACCGTCATCGTTGGTGGAGCACCTGTTACCCAAGCTTATGCAACAGAGATCAAGGCAGACGGATACGCTCCGGACGCTGGTAGTGCCGTTACCAAAGCAAAAGAATTGGTAAAATAA
- a CDS encoding FmdE family protein, which translates to MNEKLWDKAVEFHGHVCPGLAIGFRACEIAKNKMEIGISDDEEIVCITENDACGVDAVQVIFSCTVGKGNLLHRNTGKQAFSFFNRKTGEKLRLYLKAQNNTGMDRESWRKYILEAPEEDVFSVSQPMYDLPEKARLFKTMYCEICGEGAPDHKMRLQEDQVVCLDCFKEYKRGW; encoded by the coding sequence ATGAATGAAAAATTATGGGATAAAGCAGTGGAGTTTCACGGACATGTTTGTCCGGGACTTGCCATTGGATTTCGAGCATGTGAAATTGCAAAAAATAAAATGGAGATTGGTATTTCTGATGATGAGGAGATCGTCTGCATTACGGAAAACGATGCCTGTGGTGTGGATGCGGTACAAGTTATATTCTCCTGTACTGTAGGCAAAGGGAATTTACTTCATCGCAATACGGGAAAACAGGCTTTTTCATTTTTCAATCGAAAGACGGGAGAAAAACTTCGTCTGTATTTAAAAGCCCAAAACAACACGGGAATGGACCGGGAATCTTGGAGAAAATACATTTTGGAGGCCCCGGAAGAAGATGTTTTTTCTGTTTCACAGCCCATGTATGATTTGCCCGAAAAAGCACGTTTATTTAAAACCATGTATTGCGAAATTTGTGGGGAAGGTGCGCCGGATCATAAAATGCGTCTTCAGGAAGATCAAGTTGTTTGCCTTGATTGTTTCAAAGAATACAAGCGGGGATGGTGA